GCGTTGCATGCCTTACAGGCGACCCGGGCTCGGCGAATAGGCGCGTTTTCAGTTGATTGGACCATTGCACGATGTAGATGCAAGGGGAAATGCAATGCGTTGCATTGCAAACAGGCGAGGTATATACACGGTAGAGCAGAGTTAAGAGACCGAGGTGTCTTATGCGCCCTCTCTGGACACTCATATAGCCGGGTGACTAAGAACACGCTTTTCCGTATCGGGAAGTATAGGGCTGAAATTTAAACAGCATTAGAGTACGTGCAATGGGGTAATTTGCTCACGGATAATCTGGATCTGAAAGTGTTTCATTTCATTCACCTTCCACTTCCTACCGTAGCTTTCTTCTGTCTTCTATCTCTTTCCGTTTTCCATAATGCCAAAGCTCATGGTTTCAACCATCATTCTCCGTCGCTATTTTCTCTCATCTCCTGAATGTAATTTTATCGTTGGTATCCAGCTATGTTTGATGGGAAACAAAGGTACTTCGACCATGAAGCCTTCAATATACAAGGCGCCGGGATTTTATATCCCAAGTGAAACGAGACAGAATTATGAAAAAGTCCGATGGCTGAGGGCCTCTGTGCTAGTCCAACTAGAATCGCGATAGCATGTTTGCCAATGTATCTTAAAGAACATGAATGGGGCCGGAAGCCCGCTCGAACACAGTCTCCCATACGATACAGAATACTGGGAACCAGTACATAATGAGTTCAACACAAAAACCAACGCTCATCAGCATCCAGCCATTGCACATGAGCTACATGCTTCAGCCGACGATTATTGCAGCTCACATATCCAAACTGAGCTCGAAGAAGCCCTAAATCACATATTCGGCCGCAACAAGTCAGCGGCGGCCCGGGTCGTAGTACGAGATAATCCACCGGCGTATCACACAGAGATATACAGGCTTCCCTCATTGGTTGCTTCAGCGCTTATACTTATTCGATATGGATGGAACTCCCGATTGTGGGTCGGTCTGCTATCAATTCATCCAGAAATGGCATAAGTGCTTATTCGATGAATGAGCAGAACAAGTCCGACATGAGGTGAGATGCTTCGCTTCCTGAGAAGAAGCATATTACATTTGCAATTCTAGAGCTCAAAACTACTGGCTCTTCATCAGGCGCCTACACAACCGAGAACGCAGTAATAAAAAAAAGCCCTGTAGAAGTTATTGTTATTGTTcgagaggaaaaaaaaaaaaaagaaaaggagcgTCCAATAACATCGTCGGATGCAGTGAACTGATAGCTGCGTCCGTCGTCCCGTCCGAAGACGTTGGATTGGCGTATCGACATGACGATGCGCCGTACTGTTGCGCGTTGGTTGCTTCAGCGCCGAAACTTATTTTCAAGGGTGCATCTCAAGAACGACCAGAGCAGATTTGACATGCGCTGAAATATTTCGCTTTCTGGACAAGAGGATACTTCGTTCGCAATCCGAGTTCAACAATACTGAGGTTCTAAGACCCACCACCAGATAACGAAACACCTGCACAACCGAGAACGTAGAGATGAAAATGAAGCAGGCAAGGAGAGGTCCATAGTGTTATTGCGTGTTGCTTGTTTCAGCGTCGACTTATGCCTGAAGCATTTATACCCTGGACAAAAAGGCGATTTGGCGAGAGCCGCAAAGAACCCTCTGTCACATCTTCGGCCGCAACAAATTTGTGGGTGGTCCCGTGCATTGGCATATCGTGCACAAACATAGAAGGTGCTAGTCCACAGCAGCTAGAAGTTGCTGAGCTCAACCTGCGAAAGAATAATCCTGAATGATGAGCGAAGTTATGTTCTTGGCTTGACGACAGTGTTCTGGTGGCTTTCATCGTTGCAAGCATGCAGTCTTGCTATGCATCAGCACTGTCGCAAACAGCTTGGCGCTTGCGAGCGATTTTGCACGAAATCGCCAAGTAATTCTAATTCATAACACTGAGAAAGAAGCCATCAATGACATGTTGCCGCAGCTAATCTGGCTGTTTGCACTGTTCTGAGATGAGAAAACTATGTCCCTGGACGGGGGCACATTATGTCTTCTATATGCGCATTGATCATCCGAGGAGTAAGAAAGTATCAAGCTATTTACCATTCAACCACAATATATCACCCCATAATACTCCCCCACCCATGATCAACATTAATCACCGCTCCATTAACCAACCCCGCGCCCTTCCCACCCGCAATCCAAACACACAAATCCGCAACCTCATCGACATTACACAGCGCCGTCCCAGCAGCATTCATAAGCTCCGCCATCTTCTGATACCCCTCTTGGTTGATACCAGCGTGGAAGGCATCGCTGACGTTCGTCTCCATTGCGCCCATGACGAGCGCGTTGCAGCGGATACCTTTGTTGGTGTAGAAGGAGGATGTGTTTTTGGTCAGGCCGATGAGGCCGTGTTTGCTGGCTGTGTAAGCGGCGCCTGGGTGCATGTCGTTAATATTTTATTTCTCGTGGAATTGAAGAGGGGGTGGGGAAGTGCGTACCAGCAGCTAATCCAACCTTTCCAGCAACAGAAGCAATGTTCAGAATGCACCCTTCCGttttctccccctcctcccgcGCAAGCCACCCCTCGACAGCCAATTTACTCAACCAAAACGGCGCAGTCAGGTTAACCTTCATAACGCGATCCCAAAGTCCAGGATCCAAATCACCAACGGGATCAAACCGGTCCATGATACCCGCATTATTCACCAGGATATCCGGCGCAGACATACCAAACTCATTGCGCATCTTGGCGAAGAGGTCATGGACTGCATCGAGGGAGGTTATGTCGACTGTATAGGCGCGGAGGGTCCCTGTTCCGAGAGCAGAAAGCTGGGATGTCGTTTCTTCGATGCGTAGAGGGTTGATATCGCAGATGATCACTGTTGCGTTGGCGTGTAGGTatttggtggtgatggctTTGCCTAGACCGCTTGCGCCGCCAGTGACGAGGGCTGTTTTGCCGGATAGGTCTGCCATTACTTCCGTTATATGTACCAATTGATATTGGGTTATTGAAGAGTTACAACTAGTTAAgatatttattttttttaaaTACTACGAATAAAGCACGGAAAGCAAACTCCGTCCTCCGATGCTCAGTCGACATTAGACTTTCTCCGCAAAACCCTTATCAGGGGTGATTGGTTCTCACCGGATCTCGGAAACTAACGTAGCCGACTTTGAGAGATCGACCACTTTATTTGGACGTAGAGACGGAGTGCACGTGAGGTCATGTGATCGTCTTAGTGAGGTTTCCAGTGTTAGTCGGGGGTTTGAGATAAGACGTAGTCTCATACTGGAGGCGAGAACTGACTGATATGTGTGAATAAGCGGCCACTTACGGTAACATGTGTCCTGAGGCCGATTGAGTACTTGTAGGAGTAGGTACCCACGTACGTCTGCAAGGCATTAGTGAGACAAAACAGCCGTCAACAAGACGAGGAGGGCATCTCTGCCTGTATCTGCATCTGTATGTACCGGTACTCCGACCAAACACCGGTTCGCTAAGGATCTACAATAGGTACAGGTACAGGTACCTGTAAAGTGGATAGGAAATCCTAGTATGATGTGTTGTCGATCAGTCTCATACCAACCGTAGGTTTCAGAGGATTTTGAAAGGAATGCACAACGGTCAGGGACGATGATTTGCTCAGGAATGCAAGGTTAGGGATCCTCCTAAATTCTCCGAGACCGGAAATCTGGGGAAGGCAGTCTCGTGACCGGTATGATTATCATGATACAACACCTGTACATACTTGTATGTGCTTAACATATGACATTGAGTAGCACTGGAAGAACGGTCAGTGATGCTTTTCCACATCAGAGACTCGGCCGTTGCGCTGGTCGAGGGTCATGGGTCATCGGCTATCGTTGACTAGGCTGAAGCAAGGGGCCGGTTATGGATCCATGGTATGGTATCCCTAGACGTGGACTGTATGAATCATTCGAGTGTAGATGAGAGTACTATATTACTGTTCTCTATGGATACTCATACGTAGGCTGTCACGAACCCTGGTTCCTCGGCCAATAAAGGAAATAGACAGCAGCAGTGGCCAATGAAAAGCCGTCTCGGTTACACATCCGGCCGGAAGACCCACTCGGGGAGACTGTTTTGGGTCCGCAGTTATGATAGGAACATTTCTATTGTTATAGAGGGGGAGGTATTATGGTGATAATGACATTGCTATCAATAGACTCTACAATGCAATTGTGGTAGAGAAATAAAATGGTGTATTACTGCTATCGAACACGAACCGGATCATTGCAAGCGGCAAATCACCAAGCTAGTTTAGTGGATCCGATCGGTCGGCGATGTGCTTAATTCTGCCTTGTGAACATGAGGACAGAGCGTAGAGCACAGTAGACAGAGTATGTACGACTGGAATGCGATACGCGCCATGGAACACATGCCAGCGGTCACAAGCGGGGTTGGTATGTTGAATGGTCAGGAAATCATGTCCGAAGTCCCAGGCACAGAATGAATGACTTGGATGTTGACCAGAGTATGTGTGGGCGTTGAACCGCGGGATTACTTGCTGTATGTGTGTAATGTCTGGCGGTCAGTCGCACACTGCACTATGACTATTTTACTAGTCctttgtacttgtactcccATAGGCTCTGTCTGCATAGACACGACAATATGATACGTATTCAGTCATCTGACCTGTATTTGAGCCCCAGATCAGCTCGTACCGTATTGTAATTACTGGCGGCAAGCGACCAATGGTACTTGGGTCACAATACCTTTACACCCTAAATCCAAGTATCCTGTATGGTAACGTGTCGTAACGGGATCTCGTTTTTCCAGCAGCTTATCTATCAACTTCCCAAAAACGCACTGCAAAGACTTCACCGATTTCACCATCATTGAATTGGTGTTTTGCTAACTTGACGACGtgttttttattttctttttttttactgCCCTGATCCTTGGGTGCAGCTATTTTTTCTCAATTTTTTTTGCTTTGTTGGGTTGAACCGCAaagcttttttttttttttttcttgctcATCATTGATTCCGTGGCatcattctttttttttttttttaaccttCCAGCTCATCTGGACTTGCCTGTCTTGCATACACCACTTACCACTTACTCTTACTTACCACCACTTTCGTCTCTACCGCCCGCCGCCTCCCTGTGTGACAGCTGGATGActgctcctcttcttcccttttgaCATTCCCCGTCCGATCTCcccctctctttctctttctctccctctctctctcgctTTCTTCCATCTCATTTTATCTCTCCATCATCGCGCAACACAGAGAGAATCAACAATACCAGCATTCTTCCCATCCTCCTACCGTCTCTCTTTCGTCGATTACTCCCACAACACCTCCTTCCTTCGTCCTCCCATCCCTTGCCGCGACGACCGTGTCTGATTAAAACACCTCTCACTCTCGCTCTCTTTACGCACGCCGCATCTCGCTCGCTCTTAGTCTGCTGGATAACATTATTCATGCACACGCGCTTTCGCTCGTCTTTCCTCCGCTAAGAGACGATCCTGGGTACGGCACATGACGGTGATCTGCGAGATTCGGGGTTCCTAGAGCATGCACGGAGCGTAATAACGTTGCGGTACAAGGCTGTTTGATATAACCAACATTACACACGTTGGCAGATCGATTCTTAGTGTCTGATCCGCAAAGGGAAAAGAACCGACATTGAGTATCCTCAATTCTTGTCACCTTGCGTTCCTATTCTTCGGTGTCTCTTCGACCGCTATTACTACGCTGCGGCGTTggttgcttgcttgcttctCTTATCAAGCTTCCGTTCCCTCTTCGTCTCTCGTGGATACCGTTCGATTCCTTCTCTCCCTTCGCTCTCTTATCCCTTTCTTTGTGTTGGTCCCCTTGTATAATTTGCTGTGCCTGTCGAGGTGCCGTTGCTGCTCGTGACGGAAAATAAACTTGTCAGCCTCgttctgttttctttttcattccTACTTTTGTCGGGACCAACCTTCTTCCGTacatctttttttttctctctctttctcatcCGTTCCCTTTCCTGTTtatccttctcttctctcccttGGTGAGTTCAAATATTTTATTCGATTAGATTCAGCATGTGGTCTCTTGATGATCTCTGAACTAACATTGTGACCCGTCGATTCAGTCTATATTTTTCCGTTccgtgtacggagtacgccTTGCCGGGTGCCTGGCGATTTTTGCAAATAACAGGTCGACTGTGTTGTAGCCTGGCCCAAACATACCAACGAACTTCCGCCATCCACCTGCAAATACCTCCGGTTCGAGTACATACTTGACGAAATACTTGGATTCTCGTCTTGGAATGGCGTCCACCATGGCTGCAAATGCGACCTCCGTACATAATGTGAGCAGTTCACTGGGATCATATACTGAATTGATATTAACAATGGTGCAGGTGCGAACGAACAGAACAAACATTGGTTCTTCTAGCATGAGCAACGACCGTTCTACAATGGGAAAGAGTTTCGGTGGAAGTAAGACATGGAACAGCAACATCTGGGGGGACAACAACCTCGGAAATGGTTTTGATGGTGAGTTCACCTTTGCTACGTTTTTGTCGAGTGTCAAGGTGCTAACCAATGTAGATCAACATCTTGCAGACACAGCCTTCGAGGGCAAATCAGGGTCCGGGTCACTGTTGTCGACCTCTGAATCAGATGGATGGACTTCGCGGCCCAACCTTCCCTGGACCACGGTTAACACATCAGCATCCCTGGCCCGAGGCGCGACGGCCATAACTACATCGCCAGTACAAGGCAGGTCTAACGATCGAAGCGCGTCGGCACTGTCAGAGGCAGCCGACACGTCCTATTTTTCCCTGCCACGCTCAGGAATCGCGGGTGCCGGAGGGGCAGCAAACCACAAGACCTACCTGAATAGCGGATCCGATGGTATCTCTCCTTCGACTGATGGTATTTcttttggtggtttcggCGGATTCAGAAATGGCGAGGCCAGGCACAATGTCAACTCATCCGCCTTCGGCAGTAGCCCTGTGGGCACGCGATTTCAGATGAAACCTGGCACTACCCTGGACACTTCGGGCGATGATATGACTATTTCGTCTCTACCCCACGGACTGCCCGACGCGCTAGCTCAGCAGCTTCCCCGGAACCCTTACACTCACATGTCCCACAGCTCGGCATCGTTCGCCCCGCAGCGACAAACACATACTTCGCATCCGTCGTTCCACTCAGAAAACCAAGGGTTTGATGGTAGACTGGGAACTGGCTCTATCGATTTGAATACGGGCCTGGGCAAGCTTCAGCTGAATGACAGTGGCTTTCCGACTCAGCGTCCAGCCTACATGTCTCAGGGTTCCTTTGACGGCAATCTCTCCCGATCAAAGTATGCCCAGTCCGTGGGCGAAGAGGGTAATTACCAATCCGTCCCTGGATACATGGGTGATGGTGCGGCAGACCTCCTAGCTTACCAGGCGGCCAACAGGGCACGTCTGGAAGGCGGTGGCATTTCTCCGTCCGAACTCACTCGCATGGGAAGTCCTTTTTACCCTGGACTGGACGGCGCATCATTAGCGGGTCCGCACTTCCGAAATGCTTCTGGTAGCCGTATTTCCGAAGGACAGGCAGCCGCCTTGGAGCGCAAACTACGTGCCGAGGCTGAGTTCGTGTCCCCTGGGAACCCGCTGCAACGCGTGCAATATCCCTCTGCATACGAGCTTGCAAATTACCAGGCTCGTATGAATCCTTTGGCGGGTTACTATCCAGTTTCCTCCTTGGCAGGCATCGGGGCCGCAGCATACGTCCCCAGACCCACCCGTGAGAACGACTTGTCCCAGGTTGTGCGCAGTCCATTGCTAGAGGAGTTCAGGGCCAATAGCAAGGGAAACAAACGTTATGAACTTAAGGTGAGTGTCCGAGATGTCGTAAACGATTGAACAGAGACTGACTTCCCAGGACATCTACAACCACGTGGTTGAATTTAGTGGCGACCAGCATGGCTCCCGGTTCATCCAGCAAAAGTTGGAAACCGCCAACAGCGACGAGAAGGAACAGGTTTTTCGCGAAATCCAGCCGAACTGCCTTCAGCTGATGACCGATGTGTTTGGCAACTACGTGGTTCAGAAGTTGTTTGAACATGGCAACCAGACGCAGAAGAAGATTCTCGCCAACCAGATGAAGGGACATGTGCTTGCGCTGTCCACCCAGATGTATGGTTGCCGTGTTGTTCAAAAGGTTAGTAGTCTGCCTAGGCAATAGAAGACCGCATGCTAACTCGCACAGGCTCTCGAGCACATCCTTACCGACCAGCAAGCATCGATGGTCAAGGAGTTGGAAAACCATGTATTGAAATGTGTGCGCGACCAGAACGGCAACCATGTTATTCAAAAGGCCATTGAGCGGGTCCCGTCTCAATACGTACAGTTCATCATAAACGCGTTTAAAGGTCAGGTCAGCCGACTTGCAGCACACCCGTACGGATGCCGTGTTATCCAGCGCATGCTCGAACATtgcgaggaggaagaccGCGAGTCGATCCTTGGTGAACTGCACGCTTGCACGCCCAATTTAATTCCCGACCAGTTCGGCAACTACGTCATTCAGCACGTGATCGAGAATGGCGAGGAGAAGGATCGCTCGCGCATGATCATCGTCGTGATTTCGCAGCTTCTAATGTTCTCGAAACACAAGTTTGCTAGTAACGTGGTCGAGAAGAGTATCGAATTCGGGGAGGAGTCGCAGCGTCGGCACATTATCACCACACTCACCTCGCCCAATGAGAGAGGGGAAAGCCCACTGCTTGGCTTGATGCGTGACCAATATGGAAACTACGTTATTCAGAAGATTCTTACTCAGCTTCAAGGGACCGAGAAAGAGGCTCTCATCGACCAGATCAAGCCATTGCTGAGCCAGCTGAAGAAATACAGCTACGGCAAGCAGATCGTCGCTATTGAAAAACTCATCTTCGATCCCAGTTTGCCTTCGAGCAGCGCTCTTTCGCACCTCACCTCGTCCACCACACCACCGAACTCGCACAAGTCCTCTCCTCAACCTTCGAAACGGTCTATGGAAAACGGCCAAGTGCCTGTTGGAGCAGCGCCCCCTACGCCCCCTCCGACGGAGTCCCAGACTGGCAATGGAGCCGACTCCAAAGGCCTTGCTCGGACGACGGTGAAATCGGCGTCGAGCTCCGAGGCCACTACTCCTGACGCGACTGTCCCGGTCGAGATCACCGGCGCCAACTAGCGTGCTCAACCGCGCACACCactctttctttctgctgAAATATTTACCCATTACTATTTTTATGTTCGTGTTTAGTACCCGACGTTTTACATTGATCGGGCGTATACATACAGGGGATCCCAAGGGATATATGAATCACCCGCCTAATTGCATTCAGGCGTAACATAGGATGATGGCTGGCTTACCTGGCTTTTTTatatgttttcttttccgtGCACTTATTGCTTCGTTTCTTCGACTCCCCCTTTTCACCAACCTTTTTAATCTGTTCATGTGATTGTTTTGTTCTTCTGTTGATGTGATGCAATGAAGGCACGTCTCCATTCAACGAGGGGCACGGCGAACGGTTACTGGgattcttttttctctttgatGGTTCAATTGGTTTCGAAACGGGTACAGAATGGGGAACCTTGGACATACGAGGGAAATCCCGTGGAAACGAACGATGATTGTATGAGCATGGTGCTCTCGGTATACAGTGAAACCAATTGAAAATGTTGCTTGTACTGGTTTTTTGTGTTCATAGTTCTCTTCTCTGGTGTGTTAGTTTAGATAGTTGATCCGAGGATCGTTAATAGTAATCTTGCTACAACTCTGCTAGCGTAGAGATTCCTCCGGAGTAGGAGTAGAATGGCCAAGCCCGCTATCGTTATCACCACGTGACCAATAGCATTGGTTTTGCGGAGCACCAGCTTCAGTTGCCCGTTGCCACTACTACATCGCTGGCATCATTTACAGGGGTGTTCAGTATTCAAATCCCAGCTCACAGAAGAATACTTGGATTTACCTTGATCTCCCCCAGTCACGACCGAAGAGCTTTACACCACGCCTCCACTCAAACCAACCAACCCACCCAACACAACCGACGACCCCATCCCCAACAACCGACTAAAACAACACCCCAATACCCT
This sequence is a window from Aspergillus chevalieri M1 DNA, chromosome 5, nearly complete sequence. Protein-coding genes within it:
- the PUF3 gene encoding mRNA-binding protein PUF3 (COG:J;~EggNog:ENOG410PGRI;~InterPro:IPR001313,IPR016024,IPR011989,IPR033712, IPR033133;~PFAM:PF00806;~go_function: GO:0003723 - RNA binding [Evidence IEA]), which produces MASTMAANATSVHNVRTNRTNIGSSSMSNDRSTMGKSFGGSKTWNSNIWGDNNLGNGFDDQHLADTAFEGKSGSGSLLSTSESDGWTSRPNLPWTTVNTSASLARGATAITTSPVQGRSNDRSASALSEAADTSYFSLPRSGIAGAGGAANHKTYLNSGSDGISPSTDGISFGGFGGFRNGEARHNVNSSAFGSSPVGTRFQMKPGTTLDTSGDDMTISSLPHGLPDALAQQLPRNPYTHMSHSSASFAPQRQTHTSHPSFHSENQGFDGRLGTGSIDLNTGLGKLQLNDSGFPTQRPAYMSQGSFDGNLSRSKYAQSVGEEGNYQSVPGYMGDGAADLLAYQAANRARLEGGGISPSELTRMGSPFYPGLDGASLAGPHFRNASGSRISEGQAAALERKLRAEAEFVSPGNPLQRVQYPSAYELANYQARMNPLAGYYPVSSLAGIGAAAYVPRPTRENDLSQVVRSPLLEEFRANSKGNKRYELKDIYNHVVEFSGDQHGSRFIQQKLETANSDEKEQVFREIQPNCLQLMTDVFGNYVVQKLFEHGNQTQKKILANQMKGHVLALSTQMYGCRVVQKALEHILTDQQASMVKELENHVLKCVRDQNGNHVIQKAIERVPSQYVQFIINAFKGQVSRLAAHPYGCRVIQRMLEHCEEEDRESILGELHACTPNLIPDQFGNYVIQHVIENGEEKDRSRMIIVVISQLLMFSKHKFASNVVEKSIEFGEESQRRHIITTLTSPNERGESPLLGLMRDQYGNYVIQKILTQLQGTEKEALIDQIKPLLSQLKKYSYGKQIVAIEKLIFDPSLPSSSALSHLTSSTTPPNSHKSSPQPSKRSMENGQVPVGAAPPTPPPTESQTGNGADSKGLARTTVKSASSSEATTPDATVPVEITGAN
- a CDS encoding SDR family NAD(P)-dependent oxidoreductase (COG:Q;~EggNog:ENOG410PNFA;~InterPro:IPR002347,IPR036291,IPR020904;~PFAM:PF00106,PF13561,PF08659;~go_function: GO:0016491 - oxidoreductase activity [Evidence IEA];~go_process: GO:0055114 - oxidation-reduction process [Evidence IEA]), which gives rise to MADLSGKTALVTGGASGLGKAITTKYLHANATVIICDINPLRIEETTSQLSALGTGTLRAYTVDITSLDAVHDLFAKMRNEFGMSAPDILVNNAGIMDRFDPVGDLDPGLWDRVMKVNLTAPFWLSKLAVEGWLAREEGEKTEGCILNIASVAGKVGLAAGAAYTASKHGLIGLTKNTSSFYTNKGIRCNALVMGAMETNVSDAFHAGINQEGYQKMAELMNAAGTALCNVDEVADLCVWIAGGKGAGLVNGAVINVDHGWGSIMG